Proteins encoded in a region of the Wenzhouxiangella sp. XN201 genome:
- a CDS encoding transcriptional regulator — protein MVAKGQSAKHTAVHEQEGDTCATPARRSKGIARSIPVQFNRVIHERVRLAIVSVLAGAESMSFNDLKRLLDITDGNLSVHARRLEEAGFVTCEKSFVGRVPHTEYRLTKAGRKALNEYLDHMESLISRVRKG, from the coding sequence ATGGTGGCTAAGGGCCAGTCAGCCAAACACACAGCAGTGCACGAGCAAGAAGGCGACACCTGCGCGACGCCAGCGCGGCGCAGCAAGGGCATAGCTCGGAGCATTCCGGTGCAGTTCAACCGCGTCATTCACGAGCGAGTGCGGCTGGCCATCGTCAGTGTGCTGGCCGGCGCGGAATCGATGAGTTTCAACGACCTCAAGCGCCTCCTCGACATCACCGACGGCAATCTGAGCGTACACGCCCGGCGTCTCGAAGAGGCGGGCTTCGTTACCTGCGAAAAATCGTTTGTCGGCCGCGTGCCGCATACCGAGTACCGGCTCACGAAGGCCGGACGCAAAGCGCTGAACGAATATCTCGACCATATGGAATCGTTGATCAGTCGGGTGCGTAAGGGCTGA